The Megachile rotundata isolate GNS110a chromosome 8, iyMegRotu1, whole genome shotgun sequence genome has a segment encoding these proteins:
- the LOC100882749 gene encoding FAD-dependent oxidoreductase domain-containing protein 1 isoform X4, translating to MLRCFIKYKKQINSSQKCVCFQMKRTFAKKGQDKTSLTLKDLKNNVVSIKEALLPKMKDDDEDLIRWMGRPPIIPQQCDVVIIGGGAMGSSIAYWLKKRVFKDLKVIVIERDPTYTKASTVLSCGGLRQQFSLTENIEMSLFGAEFIRNINDYLGVGENTLIDPYFQPNGYLMLASKEGAEVLSQNSKLQNFLGAKNILLTAQKLKDMFSWLNTEDIELGCLGLEKEGWFDPWAFLSAIKKKAMVLGAEYITAEAQGFAYKNNIEQNFDLLDALIVKTPEGETHKIKFSSAVVAAGAFSGNVAKMAKLGAANDIRRISLPVEPRKRYVYCFHCLDGPSINTPITIDYTGTYFRREGLGGNYICGRSPCESDEPPVDDLSVDDNFFDEHVWPMLARRVTAFESLKLKSSWAGYYEYNTFDQNGIIGKHPYYSNLYFATGFSGHGIQQSPAVGRAISELILDGKYQTIDLTNLGFERLISGKLMSETNIV from the exons ATGTTACGCTGTTTcattaaatacaaaaaacaaattaattctTCACAAAAATGTGTATGTTTCCAAATGAAAAGAACTTTTGCGAAAAAG gGACAGGATAAGACATCCTTAACTTTAAAGgacttaaaaaataatgtagtaTCAATAAAGGAAGCCCTTCTACCAAAAATGAAAGATGATGATGAAGATTTAATAAGATGGATGGGTCGTCCACCAATAATTCCACAACAATGTGATGTTGTGATAATTGGAGGTGGAGCAATGGGTAGTTCAATAGCATACTGGTTGAAAAAACGAGTTTTTAAAGACCTCAAAGTTATAGTTATTGAAAGAGATCCCACA TACACTAAAGCGTCAACAGTTCTTTCTTGTGGAGGTCTACGTCAACAATTTTCCCttacagaaaatattgaaatgtccCTTTTTGGTGCCGAATTTATACGTAACATTAATGATTATTTGGGTGTCGGTGAAAACACTTTGATTGATCCATATTTTCAACCTAATGGGTACTTAATGTTAGCATCAAAAGAAGGTGCTGAAGTATTatcacaaaattctaaattacagaattttctTGGAGCAAAGAACATTTTGTTAACAGCCCAAAAGTTAAAGGACATGTTTTCTTGGTTAAATACAGAAGATATTGAATTGGGCTGTTTAGGGTTAGAGAAAGAAGGATGGTTTGATCCATGGGCTTTTCTTTCTGCTATTAAGAAAAAGGCGATGGTTTTAGGAGCAGAATATATTACTGCAGAAGCTCAAGGATTtgcttataaaaataatatagagCAAAATTTTGATTTATTGGATGCATTAATT gTGAAAACACCAGAGGGTGaaacacataaaataaaattttcctcgGCTGTCGTAGCTGCAGGTGCTTTTAGTGGAAATGTTGCAAAAATGGCCAAACTTGGCGCAGCAAATGATATTCGAAGAATATCTTTACCTGTTGAACCACG gaAAAGATACGTTTATTGTTTCCACTGTCTTGATGGGCCAAGCATAAATACACCAATAACAATAGATTATACAGGTACATACTTCAG GAGAGAAGGTTTAGGAGGTAATTATATTTGTGGGAGATCACCATGTGAAAGTGATGAACCTCCGGTTGACGATTTAAGCGTCGATGATAATTTTTTTGATGAACATGTTTGGCCAATGCTTGCGAGAAGGGTTACAGCCTTTGAAAGTCTAAAG TTAAAATCTTCTTGGGCGGGATACTACGAATATAATACCTTTGATCAAAATGGAATAATTGGAAAACATCCATACTATAgcaatttatattttgcaacTGGATTTAGTGGACACGGAATCCAACAATCACCAGCAGTAGGTAGAGCAATTTCAGAATTAATTCTTGATGGTAAATATCAAACAATTGATCTAACAAATCTTGGTTTTGAGAGACTTATTAGTGGTAAACTTATGTCTGAAACGAACattgtttaa
- the LOC100882749 gene encoding FAD-dependent oxidoreductase domain-containing protein 1 isoform X1 — MVPTMPPDSHKISLKIIEAIKQHPVLYSAEVKGSSVKLQEFRQKVWKRISDELGLDPTWVRLRWKNLRDTYCRILKYKNKTEKGVRRKKWIFEDHLSFLKFPYESDYQPQSVELTEDYIQDINAGGISSEGLLEQLEDRNDEDYSEYLEVLEETTADPILDHNSVELNDNGDNVIKNIEVEETMQHDIDTYTQQIQSKYRKIRPKKMKVESLEVPTTYSILKTSSFKNKTVDTPIFVNAPTNSPTKNVAKVEGQDKTSLTLKDLKNNVVSIKEALLPKMKDDDEDLIRWMGRPPIIPQQCDVVIIGGGAMGSSIAYWLKKRVFKDLKVIVIERDPTYTKASTVLSCGGLRQQFSLTENIEMSLFGAEFIRNINDYLGVGENTLIDPYFQPNGYLMLASKEGAEVLSQNSKLQNFLGAKNILLTAQKLKDMFSWLNTEDIELGCLGLEKEGWFDPWAFLSAIKKKAMVLGAEYITAEAQGFAYKNNIEQNFDLLDALIVKTPEGETHKIKFSSAVVAAGAFSGNVAKMAKLGAANDIRRISLPVEPRKRYVYCFHCLDGPSINTPITIDYTGTYFRREGLGGNYICGRSPCESDEPPVDDLSVDDNFFDEHVWPMLARRVTAFESLKLKSSWAGYYEYNTFDQNGIIGKHPYYSNLYFATGFSGHGIQQSPAVGRAISELILDGKYQTIDLTNLGFERLISGKLMSETNIV, encoded by the exons ATGGTGCCGACGATGCCGCCTGATTCACATAAAATTTCGTTGAAAATCATTGAGGCGATAAAACAACACCCGGTTTTGTATAGTGCTGAAGTAAAGGGCTCTTCTGTCAAACTTCAGGAATTCCGGCAGAAGGTTTGGAAGAGGATTTCTGATGAACTTGGTCTTGATC CTACCTGGGTGAGATTAAGATGGAAAAACTTAAGAGATACTTATTGTCGCATActtaagtataaaaataaaacagagaAGGGAGTTCGCAGAAAGAAATGGATTTTTGAGGACCAtcttagtttcttaaaatttcc GTACGAATCGGACTATCAGCCACAAAGTGTAGAGTTAACAGAAGATTATATTCAAGATATAAATGCTGGTGGTATTAGTTCTGAAGGTTTATTAGAACAGTTGGAAGATCGTAACGATGAAGATTATAGTGAATACTTGGAGGTTCTAGAAGAAACAACAGCTGATCCAATTTTGGATCACAATTCTGTAGAACTAAATGACAATGGagataatgtaataaaaaatatagaggTAGAAGAAACAATGCAACATGACATTGATACATATACACAACAAATTCAGTCAAAATATAGGAAAATAAGACCAAAGAAAATGAAAGTTGAATCTCTAGAAGTGCCTACAACTTACAGTATCTTAAAAACTTCATCTTTCAAGAATAAAACAGTTGATACACCAATTTTTGTTAATGCACCAACAAATAGTCCTACGAAGAATGTTGCCAAAGTAGAA gGACAGGATAAGACATCCTTAACTTTAAAGgacttaaaaaataatgtagtaTCAATAAAGGAAGCCCTTCTACCAAAAATGAAAGATGATGATGAAGATTTAATAAGATGGATGGGTCGTCCACCAATAATTCCACAACAATGTGATGTTGTGATAATTGGAGGTGGAGCAATGGGTAGTTCAATAGCATACTGGTTGAAAAAACGAGTTTTTAAAGACCTCAAAGTTATAGTTATTGAAAGAGATCCCACA TACACTAAAGCGTCAACAGTTCTTTCTTGTGGAGGTCTACGTCAACAATTTTCCCttacagaaaatattgaaatgtccCTTTTTGGTGCCGAATTTATACGTAACATTAATGATTATTTGGGTGTCGGTGAAAACACTTTGATTGATCCATATTTTCAACCTAATGGGTACTTAATGTTAGCATCAAAAGAAGGTGCTGAAGTATTatcacaaaattctaaattacagaattttctTGGAGCAAAGAACATTTTGTTAACAGCCCAAAAGTTAAAGGACATGTTTTCTTGGTTAAATACAGAAGATATTGAATTGGGCTGTTTAGGGTTAGAGAAAGAAGGATGGTTTGATCCATGGGCTTTTCTTTCTGCTATTAAGAAAAAGGCGATGGTTTTAGGAGCAGAATATATTACTGCAGAAGCTCAAGGATTtgcttataaaaataatatagagCAAAATTTTGATTTATTGGATGCATTAATT gTGAAAACACCAGAGGGTGaaacacataaaataaaattttcctcgGCTGTCGTAGCTGCAGGTGCTTTTAGTGGAAATGTTGCAAAAATGGCCAAACTTGGCGCAGCAAATGATATTCGAAGAATATCTTTACCTGTTGAACCACG gaAAAGATACGTTTATTGTTTCCACTGTCTTGATGGGCCAAGCATAAATACACCAATAACAATAGATTATACAGGTACATACTTCAG GAGAGAAGGTTTAGGAGGTAATTATATTTGTGGGAGATCACCATGTGAAAGTGATGAACCTCCGGTTGACGATTTAAGCGTCGATGATAATTTTTTTGATGAACATGTTTGGCCAATGCTTGCGAGAAGGGTTACAGCCTTTGAAAGTCTAAAG TTAAAATCTTCTTGGGCGGGATACTACGAATATAATACCTTTGATCAAAATGGAATAATTGGAAAACATCCATACTATAgcaatttatattttgcaacTGGATTTAGTGGACACGGAATCCAACAATCACCAGCAGTAGGTAGAGCAATTTCAGAATTAATTCTTGATGGTAAATATCAAACAATTGATCTAACAAATCTTGGTTTTGAGAGACTTATTAGTGGTAAACTTATGTCTGAAACGAACattgtttaa
- the LOC100882859 gene encoding tRNA pseudouridine(38/39) synthase, translating to MSTMCKKRKKEILQKEELQLLDKSDLIEKLIQLEEENKQLNAIINKRNEKSKDKDTTCKSQKPFDFSKCYKRHILLKFYYLGWDCNGFVVQENTDNTIEQHIFAALIKSCCIESRETSNYHRCGRTDKGVSSFSQVISLDIRSKLKPEDQNKLEDELPYCKILNRLLPSNIRCTAWCPVSDDVSARFDCKFRTYKYFFPRGNLNIDAMDKAVKYIIGEHDFRNICKMDVANGVVNYMRTIMSAEVSLYRQNSKHISGYDICQLIITSQAFLWHQIRCLMGVLLLVGQEKEKPEVILELLDISKCPRKPQYNLAHEVPLNLWYCEYEAKQWYIDQQELINTVKILQKDWTLNTVKSVMIENMLLNLEDSMNCKNLSFQNDCLLLGVQSKTYQPLMKRVTCESLESKIRHYENKKKRKELSD from the exons ATGTCAACAATGtgtaaaaaaaggaaaaaagaaattttacagAAAGAGGAGCTTCAATTGCTTGATAAATCT GATTTAATAGAAAAACTAATACAATTGGAAGAggaaaataaacaattaaatgcaataattaataagagaaatgaaaagTCCAAAGACAAAGATACCACTTGTAAATCACAAAAACCATTTGACTTCTCAAa atGTTATAAGAGGCACATCCTTTTAAAATTCTATTACCTCGGATGGGATTGCAATGGTTTTGTTGTACAAGAAAATACTGACAATACAATAGAGCAGCATATATTTGCAGCGTTAATAAAAAGTTGTTGTATAGAATCACGAGAGACTTCAAATTATCACAGATGCGGCAGAACTGATAAAGGTGTCAGTTCATTTTCTCAAGTGATCTCATTAGATATTAGAAGTAAATTAAAACCAGAAGATCAAAACAAATTGGAGGATGAACTtccatattgtaaaatattgaatagATTACTCCCTTCTAATATAAGATGTACTGCATGGTGTCCAGTATCAGATGATGTCTCAGCAAGATTTGACTGCAAATTCCggacatataaatatttttttccaagaggaaatttaaatattgatgcTATGGATAAAGCTGTTAAGTATATCATAGGGGAGCATGACTTtcgaaatatttgtaaaatggaTGTTGCCAATGGTGTTGTAAATTATATGAGAACAATTATGAGTGCAGAAGTATCTTTATATCGACAAAATTCTAAACATATATCAG GATATGATATATGTCAATTAATTATAACAAGTCAAGCATTTTTATGGCATCAAATTCGTTGCTTAATGGGTGTTCTATTACTTGTTGgtcaagaaaaagaaaaaccaGAAGTGATTTTAGAACTCttagatatttcaaaatgtcCTAGAAAACCTCAATATAATTTAGCTCATGAAGTGCCATTGAATCTATGGTATTGCGAATATGAAGCTAAGCAGTGGTATATTGATCAACAGGAATTAATAAACAcagtaaaaattttgcaaaaagacTGGACTCTTAATACAGTAAA ATCAGTTATGATTGAGAACATGTTACTGAATCTGGAAGATTCTATGAACTGTAAAAATTTATCCTTTCAAAATGATTGTCTTCTTCTTGGTGTACAATCCAAAACGTATCAACCATTAATGAAACGAGTAACTTGTG AAAGTTTGGAAAGTAAAATAAGGCATTAcgaaaataagaagaaaagaaaagagttATCTGATTGA
- the LOC100882749 gene encoding FAD-dependent oxidoreductase domain-containing protein 1 isoform X2 has translation MVPTMPPDSHKISLKIIEAIKQHPVLYSAEVKGSSVKLQEFRQKVWKRISDELGLDPTWVRLRWKNLRDTYCRILKYKNKTEKGVRRKKWIFEDHLSFLKFPYESDYQPQSVELTEDYIQDINAGGISSEGLLEQLEDRNDEDYSEYLEVLEETTADPILDHNSVELNDNGDNVIKNIEVEETMQHDIDTYTQQIQSKYRKIRPKKMKVESLEVPTTYSILKTSSFKNKTVDTPIFVNAPTNSPTKNVAKVEGQDKTSLTLKDLKNNVVSIKEALLPKMKDDDEDLIRWMGRPPIIPQQCDVVIIGGGAMGSSIAYWLKKRVFKDLKVIVIERDPTYTKASTVLSCGGLRQQFSLTENIEMSLFGAEFIRNINDYLGVGENTLIDPYFQPNGYLMLASKEGAEVLSQNSKLQNFLGAKNILLTAQKLKDMFSWLNTEDIELGCLGLEKEGWFDPWAFLSAIKKKAMVLGAEYITAEAQGFAYKNNIEQNFDLLDALIVKTPEGETHKIKFSSAVVAAGAFSGNVAKMAKLGAANDIRRISLPVEPRKRYVYCFHCLDGPSINTPITIDYTGTYFSILL, from the exons ATGGTGCCGACGATGCCGCCTGATTCACATAAAATTTCGTTGAAAATCATTGAGGCGATAAAACAACACCCGGTTTTGTATAGTGCTGAAGTAAAGGGCTCTTCTGTCAAACTTCAGGAATTCCGGCAGAAGGTTTGGAAGAGGATTTCTGATGAACTTGGTCTTGATC CTACCTGGGTGAGATTAAGATGGAAAAACTTAAGAGATACTTATTGTCGCATActtaagtataaaaataaaacagagaAGGGAGTTCGCAGAAAGAAATGGATTTTTGAGGACCAtcttagtttcttaaaatttcc GTACGAATCGGACTATCAGCCACAAAGTGTAGAGTTAACAGAAGATTATATTCAAGATATAAATGCTGGTGGTATTAGTTCTGAAGGTTTATTAGAACAGTTGGAAGATCGTAACGATGAAGATTATAGTGAATACTTGGAGGTTCTAGAAGAAACAACAGCTGATCCAATTTTGGATCACAATTCTGTAGAACTAAATGACAATGGagataatgtaataaaaaatatagaggTAGAAGAAACAATGCAACATGACATTGATACATATACACAACAAATTCAGTCAAAATATAGGAAAATAAGACCAAAGAAAATGAAAGTTGAATCTCTAGAAGTGCCTACAACTTACAGTATCTTAAAAACTTCATCTTTCAAGAATAAAACAGTTGATACACCAATTTTTGTTAATGCACCAACAAATAGTCCTACGAAGAATGTTGCCAAAGTAGAA gGACAGGATAAGACATCCTTAACTTTAAAGgacttaaaaaataatgtagtaTCAATAAAGGAAGCCCTTCTACCAAAAATGAAAGATGATGATGAAGATTTAATAAGATGGATGGGTCGTCCACCAATAATTCCACAACAATGTGATGTTGTGATAATTGGAGGTGGAGCAATGGGTAGTTCAATAGCATACTGGTTGAAAAAACGAGTTTTTAAAGACCTCAAAGTTATAGTTATTGAAAGAGATCCCACA TACACTAAAGCGTCAACAGTTCTTTCTTGTGGAGGTCTACGTCAACAATTTTCCCttacagaaaatattgaaatgtccCTTTTTGGTGCCGAATTTATACGTAACATTAATGATTATTTGGGTGTCGGTGAAAACACTTTGATTGATCCATATTTTCAACCTAATGGGTACTTAATGTTAGCATCAAAAGAAGGTGCTGAAGTATTatcacaaaattctaaattacagaattttctTGGAGCAAAGAACATTTTGTTAACAGCCCAAAAGTTAAAGGACATGTTTTCTTGGTTAAATACAGAAGATATTGAATTGGGCTGTTTAGGGTTAGAGAAAGAAGGATGGTTTGATCCATGGGCTTTTCTTTCTGCTATTAAGAAAAAGGCGATGGTTTTAGGAGCAGAATATATTACTGCAGAAGCTCAAGGATTtgcttataaaaataatatagagCAAAATTTTGATTTATTGGATGCATTAATT gTGAAAACACCAGAGGGTGaaacacataaaataaaattttcctcgGCTGTCGTAGCTGCAGGTGCTTTTAGTGGAAATGTTGCAAAAATGGCCAAACTTGGCGCAGCAAATGATATTCGAAGAATATCTTTACCTGTTGAACCACG gaAAAGATACGTTTATTGTTTCCACTGTCTTGATGGGCCAAGCATAAATACACCAATAACAATAGATTATACAGGTACATACTTCAG catattgttataa
- the LOC100882749 gene encoding uncharacterized protein LOC100882749 isoform X6, producing the protein MVPTMPPDSHKISLKIIEAIKQHPVLYSAEVKGSSVKLQEFRQKVWKRISDELGLDPTWVRLRWKNLRDTYCRILKYKNKTEKGVRRKKWIFEDHLSFLKFPYESDYQPQSVELTEDYIQDINAGGISSEGLLEQLEDRNDEDYSEYLEVLEETTADPILDHNSVELNDNGDNVIKNIEVEETMQHDIDTYTQQIQSKYRKIRPKKMKVESLEVPTTYSILKTSSFKNKTVDTPIFVNAPTNSPTKNVAKVEETQNNYDQVYLAPEGKSSIELFFDSMAQTVKRLPPKAQADIKMDICKIVTEAELRYSGRTTPQSTQQFIAPPGMIPKLVLIPCSMIDGQNHKG; encoded by the exons ATGGTGCCGACGATGCCGCCTGATTCACATAAAATTTCGTTGAAAATCATTGAGGCGATAAAACAACACCCGGTTTTGTATAGTGCTGAAGTAAAGGGCTCTTCTGTCAAACTTCAGGAATTCCGGCAGAAGGTTTGGAAGAGGATTTCTGATGAACTTGGTCTTGATC CTACCTGGGTGAGATTAAGATGGAAAAACTTAAGAGATACTTATTGTCGCATActtaagtataaaaataaaacagagaAGGGAGTTCGCAGAAAGAAATGGATTTTTGAGGACCAtcttagtttcttaaaatttcc GTACGAATCGGACTATCAGCCACAAAGTGTAGAGTTAACAGAAGATTATATTCAAGATATAAATGCTGGTGGTATTAGTTCTGAAGGTTTATTAGAACAGTTGGAAGATCGTAACGATGAAGATTATAGTGAATACTTGGAGGTTCTAGAAGAAACAACAGCTGATCCAATTTTGGATCACAATTCTGTAGAACTAAATGACAATGGagataatgtaataaaaaatatagaggTAGAAGAAACAATGCAACATGACATTGATACATATACACAACAAATTCAGTCAAAATATAGGAAAATAAGACCAAAGAAAATGAAAGTTGAATCTCTAGAAGTGCCTACAACTTACAGTATCTTAAAAACTTCATCTTTCAAGAATAAAACAGTTGATACACCAATTTTTGTTAATGCACCAACAAATAGTCCTACGAAGAATGTTGCCAAAGTAGAA GAGACCCAGAATAATTATGACCAAGTCTATTTAGCGCCAGAAGGAAAAAGTAGTATAGAACTCTTTTTTGATAGTATGGCACAAACTGTTAAACGACTTCCTCCAAAAGCACAAGCAGATATTAAAATGGACATTTGTAAAATAGTAACAGAGGCAGAACTGAGGTACTCTGGGCGCACTACACCACAGAGTACTCAACAGTTTATCGCACCTCCAGGAATGATTCCTAAATTAGTTCTCATTCCATGTAGTATGATTGATGGACAGAACCACAAAGgttga
- the LOC100882749 gene encoding FAD-dependent oxidoreductase domain-containing protein 1 isoform X3, whose protein sequence is MQHDIDTYTQQIQSKYRKIRPKKMKVESLEVPTTYSILKTSSFKNKTVDTPIFVNAPTNSPTKNVAKVEGQDKTSLTLKDLKNNVVSIKEALLPKMKDDDEDLIRWMGRPPIIPQQCDVVIIGGGAMGSSIAYWLKKRVFKDLKVIVIERDPTYTKASTVLSCGGLRQQFSLTENIEMSLFGAEFIRNINDYLGVGENTLIDPYFQPNGYLMLASKEGAEVLSQNSKLQNFLGAKNILLTAQKLKDMFSWLNTEDIELGCLGLEKEGWFDPWAFLSAIKKKAMVLGAEYITAEAQGFAYKNNIEQNFDLLDALIVKTPEGETHKIKFSSAVVAAGAFSGNVAKMAKLGAANDIRRISLPVEPRKRYVYCFHCLDGPSINTPITIDYTGTYFRREGLGGNYICGRSPCESDEPPVDDLSVDDNFFDEHVWPMLARRVTAFESLKLKSSWAGYYEYNTFDQNGIIGKHPYYSNLYFATGFSGHGIQQSPAVGRAISELILDGKYQTIDLTNLGFERLISGKLMSETNIV, encoded by the exons ATGCAACATGACATTGATACATATACACAACAAATTCAGTCAAAATATAGGAAAATAAGACCAAAGAAAATGAAAGTTGAATCTCTAGAAGTGCCTACAACTTACAGTATCTTAAAAACTTCATCTTTCAAGAATAAAACAGTTGATACACCAATTTTTGTTAATGCACCAACAAATAGTCCTACGAAGAATGTTGCCAAAGTAGAA gGACAGGATAAGACATCCTTAACTTTAAAGgacttaaaaaataatgtagtaTCAATAAAGGAAGCCCTTCTACCAAAAATGAAAGATGATGATGAAGATTTAATAAGATGGATGGGTCGTCCACCAATAATTCCACAACAATGTGATGTTGTGATAATTGGAGGTGGAGCAATGGGTAGTTCAATAGCATACTGGTTGAAAAAACGAGTTTTTAAAGACCTCAAAGTTATAGTTATTGAAAGAGATCCCACA TACACTAAAGCGTCAACAGTTCTTTCTTGTGGAGGTCTACGTCAACAATTTTCCCttacagaaaatattgaaatgtccCTTTTTGGTGCCGAATTTATACGTAACATTAATGATTATTTGGGTGTCGGTGAAAACACTTTGATTGATCCATATTTTCAACCTAATGGGTACTTAATGTTAGCATCAAAAGAAGGTGCTGAAGTATTatcacaaaattctaaattacagaattttctTGGAGCAAAGAACATTTTGTTAACAGCCCAAAAGTTAAAGGACATGTTTTCTTGGTTAAATACAGAAGATATTGAATTGGGCTGTTTAGGGTTAGAGAAAGAAGGATGGTTTGATCCATGGGCTTTTCTTTCTGCTATTAAGAAAAAGGCGATGGTTTTAGGAGCAGAATATATTACTGCAGAAGCTCAAGGATTtgcttataaaaataatatagagCAAAATTTTGATTTATTGGATGCATTAATT gTGAAAACACCAGAGGGTGaaacacataaaataaaattttcctcgGCTGTCGTAGCTGCAGGTGCTTTTAGTGGAAATGTTGCAAAAATGGCCAAACTTGGCGCAGCAAATGATATTCGAAGAATATCTTTACCTGTTGAACCACG gaAAAGATACGTTTATTGTTTCCACTGTCTTGATGGGCCAAGCATAAATACACCAATAACAATAGATTATACAGGTACATACTTCAG GAGAGAAGGTTTAGGAGGTAATTATATTTGTGGGAGATCACCATGTGAAAGTGATGAACCTCCGGTTGACGATTTAAGCGTCGATGATAATTTTTTTGATGAACATGTTTGGCCAATGCTTGCGAGAAGGGTTACAGCCTTTGAAAGTCTAAAG TTAAAATCTTCTTGGGCGGGATACTACGAATATAATACCTTTGATCAAAATGGAATAATTGGAAAACATCCATACTATAgcaatttatattttgcaacTGGATTTAGTGGACACGGAATCCAACAATCACCAGCAGTAGGTAGAGCAATTTCAGAATTAATTCTTGATGGTAAATATCAAACAATTGATCTAACAAATCTTGGTTTTGAGAGACTTATTAGTGGTAAACTTATGTCTGAAACGAACattgtttaa
- the LOC100882749 gene encoding FAD-dependent oxidoreductase domain-containing protein 1 isoform X5 yields MKDDDEDLIRWMGRPPIIPQQCDVVIIGGGAMGSSIAYWLKKRVFKDLKVIVIERDPTYTKASTVLSCGGLRQQFSLTENIEMSLFGAEFIRNINDYLGVGENTLIDPYFQPNGYLMLASKEGAEVLSQNSKLQNFLGAKNILLTAQKLKDMFSWLNTEDIELGCLGLEKEGWFDPWAFLSAIKKKAMVLGAEYITAEAQGFAYKNNIEQNFDLLDALIVKTPEGETHKIKFSSAVVAAGAFSGNVAKMAKLGAANDIRRISLPVEPRKRYVYCFHCLDGPSINTPITIDYTGTYFRREGLGGNYICGRSPCESDEPPVDDLSVDDNFFDEHVWPMLARRVTAFESLKLKSSWAGYYEYNTFDQNGIIGKHPYYSNLYFATGFSGHGIQQSPAVGRAISELILDGKYQTIDLTNLGFERLISGKLMSETNIV; encoded by the exons ATGAAAGATGATGATGAAGATTTAATAAGATGGATGGGTCGTCCACCAATAATTCCACAACAATGTGATGTTGTGATAATTGGAGGTGGAGCAATGGGTAGTTCAATAGCATACTGGTTGAAAAAACGAGTTTTTAAAGACCTCAAAGTTATAGTTATTGAAAGAGATCCCACA TACACTAAAGCGTCAACAGTTCTTTCTTGTGGAGGTCTACGTCAACAATTTTCCCttacagaaaatattgaaatgtccCTTTTTGGTGCCGAATTTATACGTAACATTAATGATTATTTGGGTGTCGGTGAAAACACTTTGATTGATCCATATTTTCAACCTAATGGGTACTTAATGTTAGCATCAAAAGAAGGTGCTGAAGTATTatcacaaaattctaaattacagaattttctTGGAGCAAAGAACATTTTGTTAACAGCCCAAAAGTTAAAGGACATGTTTTCTTGGTTAAATACAGAAGATATTGAATTGGGCTGTTTAGGGTTAGAGAAAGAAGGATGGTTTGATCCATGGGCTTTTCTTTCTGCTATTAAGAAAAAGGCGATGGTTTTAGGAGCAGAATATATTACTGCAGAAGCTCAAGGATTtgcttataaaaataatatagagCAAAATTTTGATTTATTGGATGCATTAATT gTGAAAACACCAGAGGGTGaaacacataaaataaaattttcctcgGCTGTCGTAGCTGCAGGTGCTTTTAGTGGAAATGTTGCAAAAATGGCCAAACTTGGCGCAGCAAATGATATTCGAAGAATATCTTTACCTGTTGAACCACG gaAAAGATACGTTTATTGTTTCCACTGTCTTGATGGGCCAAGCATAAATACACCAATAACAATAGATTATACAGGTACATACTTCAG GAGAGAAGGTTTAGGAGGTAATTATATTTGTGGGAGATCACCATGTGAAAGTGATGAACCTCCGGTTGACGATTTAAGCGTCGATGATAATTTTTTTGATGAACATGTTTGGCCAATGCTTGCGAGAAGGGTTACAGCCTTTGAAAGTCTAAAG TTAAAATCTTCTTGGGCGGGATACTACGAATATAATACCTTTGATCAAAATGGAATAATTGGAAAACATCCATACTATAgcaatttatattttgcaacTGGATTTAGTGGACACGGAATCCAACAATCACCAGCAGTAGGTAGAGCAATTTCAGAATTAATTCTTGATGGTAAATATCAAACAATTGATCTAACAAATCTTGGTTTTGAGAGACTTATTAGTGGTAAACTTATGTCTGAAACGAACattgtttaa